The sequence GAACATGTTTATAATAGTATCAAGGACATTGCAACAGTTGGTGAAATTGCACGTGATGAAGAAAATAAAATTATGGATATCGCTATTCCAATGGGTGTAGTTGCAGGATTAATTCCATCAACAAACCCGACATCAACAGTTATATTCAAAGCGCTTATCGCTCTGAAATCACGTAATGCGATTGTATTTTCACCCCATCCAAAAGCATTACAATCAATTTTAAAGGCTGCGCATTATGTTGAAAAAGCAGCAATCAGTGCAGGTGCACCTGCAGGGCTCATTCAAGTAATCGCACAACCGAGTTTGGATGCGACCAACCAACTAATGACACACGACGATATCGCTTTGATTTTAGCGACAGGTGGTGGAGCAATGGTTAAAGCTGCTTATCGCTCAGGAACCCCAGCAATTGGTGTAGGCCAAGGTAATGCGCCTGCATATATTGAAAAATCTGCAGATATTAATAAAGCGGTAACAGATATTATCAACAGTAAGACATTTGACTATGGAACAATTTGTGCTTCTGAACAATCAATCGTTGTGGATGTGGAGATTAAAGAAGCAGTGAAACAAAAACTGGAAGCAGAAGGCGCTTATTTCTTATCTCGTACAGAAGCTGATCAATTAAGCCGTTTCATTATGCGAGAAGGCGGTGGTATGAATCCTGAGCTTGTTGGTAAGCCGGTTGAGACACTTGCGGCAATTAGTGGTTTAGACATTCCAGCAGGGATTAAAGTATTGATTTCAGAGGAAACTGAAATTGGCGAACATAATGCGTATTCATGTGAAAAATTGATGCCTGTTTTAGGGATGTACACCGTTCATTCATGGGAAGAAGGCGTAAGAACTTGTAATATGTTATTGCATAATGAAGGTGCAGGACATACGGCCTTACTACATACAAGTAGTGAAGAACTTGCATTGGAATATGGCTTGAAAATTGCTGCATCGCGTGTGTTAATTAATACGTACGGTTCACTTGGTGCAATTGGTTTCACAACTAACTTAATGCCATCGCTCACTTTAGGTTGTGGGGCAGTCGGCGGTAGTAGCACAACTGACAATGTTAGTGTGATGAACCTTTTAAACATCAAACGTGTCGCGTTTGGTAAATAAGTAAAAAATAAAACACCTCAAAAGACAGCTATTAAGTCTGCTTTTGAGGTGTTTTTATTTTAAAAGCGCGTGTGATGAATAAAGGGATAGTTTAGGCATGATTTCACACACTATATAAACAAACAATTATTTTTCTAATTGATATAATGAATAAAGTGAAATATAAATTGAAAAGGAGTATACAAATGAAATATGAATGGAGAAAAAGAGAAAAAAGCCTGTATATGACAACAGGCATTCAAATGCTTAAAATTCCAAAAATGAAGTTTATTACGATAGCAGGGGAAGGTAATCCAAATACAGCACAGTTCACCCATCAAATCGAAGCGTTATATGGGTTGTCTTATGCCATTCGAATGAAGTACAAAACAGGATATTATGAAGATCCCTTTATTTACACCGTTTACCCATTAGAAGGTGTATGGACTTCTAAAGAAAAACCAATAGATGGTGTTGTGGATAAAGAGGGCTTGGTTTATCAAATTATGATTCGACAACCTGATACTTTTAATGCTGAAAGATTTGATGAAATTGTTGAAGAAACGTATGCTAAAAAAAATAATCCGTTTATAAAAGTAGCACAGTTAATTGAGTATGAAGAAGGGCATGTCATTCAAGGGTTACATATTGGTTCATTTGATACAGAAAAAGAAACGTTTGATCAAATGGAGCAATTATTGGCTACAAATAATATGAAAAAAACGGTTATTATGGAGAAGTATCAGCATCGTGAAATTTATTTATCCGATGCGAGAAGGGTACTGCCTGAAAAGCAAAAAACGTTACTGCGTTATAAAATAATAGAGTAAGTCTAAACCTATTTTCCTTGTCGATAATTAACAAATAAAAGTAGCGCGGAAAATCCTGCGCTACTTTTATTTTTTTTGCTATTATCTAAAAAATGATAAAAAAGCTCCTGCCGAACGATGTTTTCATTAATAGTTTAATGACCTAAGGGCAAAGTATACATTTAATTTATGTAACGAAAACAAGCGGTGATTAATGTAATGAGAATTAATCGATATGATAACGTTGTCGATATTGTAAGGGGGTAAGGAGTGTATCTTTTTTAAACACGCGACTGAAATATGTCGGTTCAATATAGCCAACGGCCATAGCAATATCAGTTATATTATCAGTGGTTGATCGCAATAAATCTTTCGATCGTTGAATGCGATAATTTGTTAAATAAGCGATAAAAGTCATTCCCACCGTTTCTTTGAATAAGCGACTGACATAATTTTTGTTTAAATGTACATGATCGGCTAAATCATTTAATGTCAGATTTTTTTGATAATTGGAGTGTAAGTAAATAAACATACGGTCAACGCTTTGTTTTGTTTTATAAGTTGTTAACTTTCCGTCTCTATTAAGTAAAGATACATGGTTAAGGTTTATAATTGCTCGATGAATTGCATTTTTAACATCAGTTGACTGAAGAGGGCGCACTAAATAATCAATTGCACCTGCCCTCAAGGCAAATTGTGCACGTTTAAAATCACCAACATCATCAAATAAAACAACTTTGATAGACGGATGTAATGCAAGAATTTCTTTATATAAGAGCGAACTTTCTTCATCGGGCAATGTTAAGCTGAGTAGCAATAACTCAGGTTGAGATAATTGTGCGATTTTTAATGCTTCAGTTGCGGTTGCTGCTTCAGGAAGAACAACAGCATTTAAAAAATCTTCATTCAGAACTTGATGCAAATATTGACGTTCTTTAATATCGTTGCTGACGATCATCACGTAACACATGGACTGCCCCCTGTAATACAAATTAGTTAATATAATGTAATTTTAGCACATTAGCATAGTTATTTATAGTGTATTTAGTAGATGTTAAACAATCTAAAGTAATAAATGAAAAGGTGTATAAGATGGGGGTCGAAAAGTGGATTTAATCCAGAAAGACCAGAATAAAATCCTAACATTAAAGACATATTATTTGATATGATTATTTTGTAAGCGCAAACAAAAAGGGTGTAAGAGGGAGAGATAATCAATGGTTGAAACAATGTTTAAAGACGTAGAAGCAGTTGAAGTCGTAGATGAATTAATATCAACTGCGCAGAAGGCTCAACAAATATATGCAGGGTTCTCACAAAAACAGGTGGATCATTTAGTAGCAGTTGTATCGCAAAAACTAGGTGAACAAGCAGAAAAATTAGCAATTCAGGCTCATGAAG comes from Brochothrix thermosphacta DSM 20171 = FSL F6-1036 and encodes:
- a CDS encoding helix-turn-helix domain-containing protein, which encodes MCYVMIVSNDIKERQYLHQVLNEDFLNAVVLPEAATATEALKIAQLSQPELLLLSLTLPDEESSLLYKEILALHPSIKVVLFDDVGDFKRAQFALRAGAIDYLVRPLQSTDVKNAIHRAIINLNHVSLLNRDGKLTTYKTKQSVDRMFIYLHSNYQKNLTLNDLADHVHLNKNYVSRLFKETVGMTFIAYLTNYRIQRSKDLLRSTTDNITDIAMAVGYIEPTYFSRVFKKDTLLTPLQYRQRYHID
- a CDS encoding aldehyde dehydrogenase family protein; its protein translation is MIKITDATLEVSQLIEAAKDAQRSYENFTQAQVDEIITAVSVQLGTVAEELATLAHNETGFGNIKDKITKNIYASEHVYNSIKDIATVGEIARDEENKIMDIAIPMGVVAGLIPSTNPTSTVIFKALIALKSRNAIVFSPHPKALQSILKAAHYVEKAAISAGAPAGLIQVIAQPSLDATNQLMTHDDIALILATGGGAMVKAAYRSGTPAIGVGQGNAPAYIEKSADINKAVTDIINSKTFDYGTICASEQSIVVDVEIKEAVKQKLEAEGAYFLSRTEADQLSRFIMREGGGMNPELVGKPVETLAAISGLDIPAGIKVLISEETEIGEHNAYSCEKLMPVLGMYTVHSWEEGVRTCNMLLHNEGAGHTALLHTSSEELALEYGLKIAASRVLINTYGSLGAIGFTTNLMPSLTLGCGAVGGSSTTDNVSVMNLLNIKRVAFGK
- a CDS encoding GyrI-like domain-containing protein; translation: MKYEWRKREKSLYMTTGIQMLKIPKMKFITIAGEGNPNTAQFTHQIEALYGLSYAIRMKYKTGYYEDPFIYTVYPLEGVWTSKEKPIDGVVDKEGLVYQIMIRQPDTFNAERFDEIVEETYAKKNNPFIKVAQLIEYEEGHVIQGLHIGSFDTEKETFDQMEQLLATNNMKKTVIMEKYQHREIYLSDARRVLPEKQKTLLRYKIIE